One region of Fimbriiglobus ruber genomic DNA includes:
- a CDS encoding helix-turn-helix domain-containing protein, protein MRPQYSFPEPVVQAIADARYRHPDPRVQERMEILWLKTRNVTHSRIAELANVSRSTVQRTLRIYAAKGLDGVRSFGWKGQPSALTPHHGTIEDAFRRHPPHTAHEAARRIEDLTGVRRKASRVRQFLKEDLGMKCLKVAPIPVPPKKTVDEHARTQADFLKDGTGTEVGGSPRR, encoded by the coding sequence ATGCGTCCCCAATATTCGTTTCCCGAACCCGTGGTCCAAGCGATCGCGGACGCGCGCTATCGGCACCCGGACCCGCGTGTCCAAGAGCGGATGGAGATTCTCTGGCTCAAGACCCGGAACGTGACGCACAGTCGGATCGCGGAGTTGGCCAACGTGTCGCGCTCCACGGTGCAGCGGACCCTGCGGATCTATGCGGCGAAGGGTCTGGATGGGGTCCGATCGTTCGGCTGGAAGGGCCAACCCAGTGCGCTGACACCGCATCACGGGACGATCGAAGACGCGTTTCGCCGGCACCCGCCGCACACGGCCCACGAGGCGGCGCGGCGGATCGAGGACCTGACGGGCGTCCGACGCAAGGCGTCGCGGGTGCGCCAGTTCTTGAAAGAGGATCTGGGGATGAAATGCCTGAAGGTGGCACCCATCCCGGTGCCGCCCAAGAAAACGGTCGACGAACACGCCCGCACGCAGGCGGATTTTTTAAAAGACGGAACTGGAACCGAAGTTGGCGGAAGCCCGCGACGGTAA
- a CDS encoding protein kinase domain-containing protein, translating to MDVNCCPSPDVWERYVLGRVDEPEQHVLDAHLASCPDCLRQLEQASGEDTLVADLRTRLNLPPEPPDPTADRVISHVVQRADTLCWGAGPGPAPADPGEILAPPQEADEVGRLGPFRVLRMLGRGGMGVVFLAEDTSLRRPVALKVLDPDLARRPDGAARFLREARAAAALRHERVVTIYQVGEADGPAGPVPFLAMELLEGESLGQALARGPIPTAEVVRIGREICEGLDAAHRAGVIHRDVKPDNIWLEGEARRVKLLDFGLARAGRLDTQLTRDGVVIGTPAYMAPEQAAGRPVDHRADLFGLGCVLYRMCTGRLPFPATDVLAILTALATREPLPVREINPAAPPALAALVHRLLAKDPARRPASAEEVATALRGIGQTLPSSARPAKRRRRFGLALGLAAVLVAAAVAAAVVVIRTPHGPAEFVIDTDDPDFAFRVDGKGGVDLEDRKTERRYQLKVGRYDPATGEYEVDVTEPVAGIQFSTKTLTVKRGERVAMRASARRPDQPRGPAGVKGVEPPASGPDRDWLTRVARLPADEQVAAVTARLKEINPGFEGPVTPRVEDGVVVGLEFPAHRVTNVSPVRGLAGLRELSCAGTHDNPGWVTDLKPLAGLRLRVLSVANNIHLSDLGPLEEMPLEELYCYGTVVVDLVPLQKCPLTILDVGSTKVTNLAPLKGLPLTRFRANDSKVTDLGPLAGIRLVEIWCGNCKRLADLGPLKGMPLEGVNVEGTGVADLGPLKGAPVRALFAPDAAVAAARKLLEATPTLETINDKPHGAYWADVDAKKP from the coding sequence ATGGACGTGAATTGCTGCCCAAGCCCGGACGTCTGGGAGCGGTACGTGCTCGGCCGAGTCGACGAGCCCGAACAGCACGTCCTCGATGCCCACTTGGCGAGCTGCCCGGACTGTCTGCGCCAGCTCGAACAGGCGTCCGGCGAGGACACCCTCGTCGCCGACCTGCGGACGCGACTGAACCTGCCCCCCGAGCCGCCCGATCCCACGGCGGACCGGGTCATCAGCCACGTCGTCCAGCGGGCGGACACGCTGTGCTGGGGCGCCGGGCCCGGCCCGGCCCCGGCGGACCCGGGCGAGATCCTGGCCCCGCCGCAGGAGGCCGACGAGGTCGGCCGGCTCGGTCCGTTCCGGGTACTCCGGATGCTGGGCCGGGGCGGGATGGGCGTGGTGTTCCTGGCCGAAGACACCTCACTGCGGCGGCCGGTCGCCCTCAAGGTCCTCGACCCGGACCTCGCACGCCGGCCGGACGGGGCCGCCCGATTCCTCCGCGAAGCCCGCGCGGCGGCCGCCCTTCGCCACGAGCGGGTGGTCACGATCTACCAGGTGGGCGAGGCGGACGGGCCGGCCGGGCCGGTCCCGTTCCTGGCGATGGAACTGCTCGAAGGGGAGTCGCTGGGCCAAGCCCTGGCCCGCGGTCCCATCCCCACGGCGGAAGTGGTCCGCATCGGCCGCGAGATCTGTGAGGGGCTGGACGCGGCCCACCGGGCGGGGGTGATCCACCGCGACGTCAAGCCCGACAACATCTGGCTGGAGGGCGAGGCCCGCCGGGTGAAGTTGTTGGACTTCGGGCTGGCCCGGGCGGGCCGGCTCGACACGCAGCTGACCCGGGACGGGGTCGTGATCGGCACGCCGGCGTACATGGCCCCCGAGCAGGCCGCCGGCCGGCCGGTCGACCACCGGGCCGACCTGTTCGGCCTCGGGTGTGTCCTGTACCGGATGTGTACCGGCCGGCTCCCGTTCCCGGCGACCGACGTGTTAGCCATCCTGACGGCCCTGGCCACCCGCGAACCGCTCCCGGTCCGGGAGATCAATCCGGCCGCGCCGCCCGCCCTCGCGGCCCTCGTCCACCGGCTGCTCGCGAAGGACCCGGCCCGCCGGCCGGCCTCCGCCGAAGAGGTGGCGACCGCCCTGCGGGGGATCGGGCAGACGCTCCCCTCATCCGCCCGGCCCGCGAAGCGGCGCCGCCGGTTCGGCCTCGCCCTCGGCCTCGCCGCGGTCCTGGTCGCCGCCGCCGTCGCCGCGGCGGTCGTCGTCATCCGCACCCCCCACGGGCCGGCCGAGTTCGTCATCGACACCGACGACCCGGACTTCGCGTTCCGGGTGGACGGGAAGGGCGGCGTGGACCTGGAGGACCGAAAGACCGAGCGCCGGTATCAGCTCAAGGTCGGCCGGTACGACCCCGCCACCGGGGAGTACGAGGTCGACGTCACCGAGCCGGTCGCCGGGATCCAGTTCAGCACCAAGACGCTCACTGTCAAGCGGGGCGAGCGGGTCGCCATGCGGGCGTCGGCCCGCCGGCCCGACCAGCCCCGGGGGCCGGCCGGGGTCAAGGGGGTCGAACCGCCCGCCTCCGGCCCCGACCGGGACTGGCTCACGCGCGTCGCCCGGCTGCCGGCGGACGAGCAGGTCGCGGCCGTGACCGCCCGGCTCAAGGAGATAAACCCCGGGTTCGAGGGGCCGGTCACGCCGCGGGTCGAGGACGGCGTGGTCGTCGGGTTGGAGTTCCCCGCCCACCGGGTCACGAACGTGTCGCCGGTCCGCGGGCTGGCGGGTCTGCGGGAACTGTCGTGCGCCGGCACGCACGACAACCCGGGCTGGGTGACCGACCTGAAGCCCCTCGCCGGGCTGCGGCTGCGGGTGCTGTCGGTGGCCAACAACATCCACCTGTCCGACCTGGGGCCGCTGGAGGAGATGCCACTGGAGGAACTGTACTGCTATGGCACCGTGGTCGTCGACCTGGTCCCACTCCAAAAGTGCCCGCTGACCATCCTCGACGTCGGGTCGACGAAGGTCACCAACCTGGCCCCACTCAAGGGCCTCCCGCTGACGCGGTTCCGGGCCAACGACTCGAAGGTGACCGACCTGGGGCCGCTGGCGGGGATACGGCTGGTGGAAATCTGGTGCGGCAACTGCAAGCGATTGGCGGACCTGGGGCCACTGAAGGGGATGCCGCTGGAGGGCGTGAACGTCGAGGGGACCGGGGTGGCCGATCTGGGCCCGCTGAAGGGCGCCCCGGTCCGCGCCCTGTTCGCCCCCGACGCCGCGGTCGCGGCCGCCCGCAAGCTGCTGGAGGCAACGCCCACCCTGGAGACGATCAACGACAAGCCGCACGGGGCGTACTGGGCGGACGTCGACGCGAAGAAGCCGTGA
- a CDS encoding Ig-like domain-containing protein, translated as MTVVGTPTANAQSVTTAEGAAAAVTLTGSDPNAPPRSLTYLVTANPTHGTLSGTAPNLTYAPDAGYFGPDAFQFKVNNGTADSIPATVTLTVVGTPTANAQSVTLAEGGNAAITLTGADSNTPPRALTYAVTIAPAHGTLSGTAPDLTYTPEAGYFGPDSFQFTDTNGTATSMPAAVTIAVVGRPTADAQTVTTAQGTATAVTLTGTDPNTPPLALAYSVTTAPVHGILSGTAPDLTYTPDAGYFGPDSFQFTDTNGTATSTSATVTLTVVGTPTANAQTVTTAQGTAATVMLTGTDPNTPPQSLTYAITANPTHGTLSGTAPNLTYTPDAGYYGTDSFQFTDTNGTATSTPAAVTLTIVGTPTVDDQTDTVGENGSVGTTLTGTDPNSPALSLTYTITTGPTHGTLSGSAPNLTYTPDAGYFGSDSFQFTDTNGTATSAPATVSLIVVGTPTATAQTVTTAEGTAVAVTLAGTDPNTPAQSLTFTVTTGPAHGTLTGAGANLTYTPDVGYFGSDSFQFTATNGTATSTPAAVTLVVVGAPTADAQSITLAEGSTGAPVTLAGGDPNAPPLSLTYTVTTGPAHGTLSGTAPNLTYTPDAGYFGSDSFQFTDTNGTATSTPAIVSLTVVGTPTATAQTVTTAEGTAAAVTLTGTDPNTPTRPLSYVVTTGPAHGTLSGTAPNLTYTPDAGYFGSDSFQFAATNGAAASAAATVTLNVVGTPTADVQAVTAGENGTVAVTLTGTDPNEPALPLTFTVIAGPSHGTLSGAAPDLTYAPDAGYSGPDSFQFSATNGVATSAAATVSVTVNPANQAPNFTVGPNQTVGRDPGTVAVPGWTAPLPSGGTGPAPTFVVTTNDPGLFAVPPAIDPTTGTLTFTPTVHGFGTATVSVESMSGQDVSPSQTFTITVTEHKNGNDAPVNSNEFAQFVTSEETGGNGIVSVYNGTGTLSYTVQAFPNGTGVRATLADVNGDGVPDVIATTGPGVPVQVVVIDGVTKAVIRTFSPFETSFTGGAYVAAGDVNGDGKADIVVSADETGGPRVVVYDGATGNTLADFFGIQDPAFRGGARVAVGDVNGDGLADLIVSAGAGGGPRIAVYDGVSLRPGQSPVKLVADFFAFDSSLRDGAYVTAGDLNGDGFDDLIFGGGPTGGPRVLALAGASLTGPGGSVVTITSYFAGDSSLRAGVRLAAKDVDGDGKADLIESIPTAAGSQVSVVLGANIGPTSGPTTTEIDPDPGFLGGIFIG; from the coding sequence TTGACTGTCGTCGGGACGCCGACCGCCAACGCTCAGTCAGTGACGACCGCGGAAGGGGCGGCCGCGGCGGTCACCCTGACGGGTAGCGACCCGAACGCGCCGCCTCGGTCCCTGACGTACCTCGTCACCGCCAATCCGACTCACGGGACGTTGTCGGGCACCGCCCCGAACCTGACGTACGCCCCGGACGCCGGGTACTTCGGACCCGATGCGTTCCAATTTAAGGTCAACAACGGTACGGCCGACAGCATCCCCGCCACGGTCACTCTCACCGTCGTTGGCACGCCGACCGCCAACGCCCAGTCGGTGACCCTGGCCGAAGGCGGAAACGCGGCCATCACCTTGACCGGGGCCGACTCGAATACGCCCCCTCGGGCGTTGACCTACGCGGTGACGATCGCCCCTGCACACGGCACCCTGTCGGGGACGGCTCCGGACCTGACGTACACCCCCGAAGCCGGATATTTCGGACCCGACTCGTTCCAGTTTACGGACACCAACGGAACCGCCACCAGCATGCCGGCCGCGGTGACAATCGCGGTTGTCGGCAGGCCTACCGCGGACGCCCAGACGGTCACCACGGCCCAGGGGACGGCCACCGCCGTCACCCTGACCGGGACCGACCCGAACACCCCGCCTTTGGCCTTGGCGTACAGCGTGACGACCGCCCCAGTGCATGGTATCCTGTCGGGCACCGCCCCGGACCTGACGTACACCCCGGACGCCGGGTACTTCGGACCCGACAGCTTCCAGTTTACCGACACCAACGGGACGGCTACCAGCACGTCGGCCACGGTCACGCTGACCGTCGTCGGTACGCCCACCGCGAACGCCCAGACCGTGACCACGGCTCAGGGGACGGCCGCGACCGTCATGCTGACCGGCACCGACCCGAACACGCCGCCCCAGTCGCTGACCTACGCGATCACCGCCAATCCGACTCACGGGACGTTGTCGGGTACCGCCCCGAACTTGACCTACACTCCGGACGCCGGGTACTACGGAACCGATTCGTTCCAGTTTACCGACACCAACGGGACGGCCACCAGCACGCCAGCCGCGGTCACTCTCACGATCGTCGGCACGCCGACGGTCGACGATCAGACTGACACGGTCGGCGAGAACGGATCAGTGGGCACCACCCTGACCGGGACCGATCCGAACTCGCCCGCCTTGTCGCTAACGTACACGATTACCACCGGGCCGACTCACGGGACCTTATCGGGCTCTGCTCCGAACCTGACGTACACCCCGGACGCCGGGTACTTCGGTAGCGACTCGTTCCAGTTCACCGACACCAACGGGACGGCCACCAGTGCCCCCGCCACAGTGTCCCTCATCGTCGTCGGCACGCCCACCGCGACCGCCCAGACAGTGACGACTGCGGAGGGAACGGCGGTCGCCGTCACCCTGGCCGGGACCGACCCGAACACGCCGGCCCAGTCGTTGACCTTTACCGTCACCACCGGTCCGGCCCACGGAACGCTCACCGGGGCCGGGGCGAATTTGACGTATACACCCGACGTCGGGTACTTCGGCAGTGACTCGTTCCAGTTTACCGCCACCAACGGCACCGCCACCAGTACTCCCGCCGCCGTCACCCTCGTCGTCGTCGGGGCGCCCACGGCCGACGCCCAATCGATCACCCTGGCCGAGGGCTCGACGGGCGCGCCGGTCACGCTGGCGGGCGGCGATCCGAACGCGCCGCCCTTGTCCCTGACGTATACGGTGACCACCGGCCCGGCCCACGGCACCCTGTCGGGAACAGCCCCGAATCTCACGTACACTCCGGACGCCGGGTACTTCGGTAGCGACTCGTTCCAGTTCACCGACACCAACGGGACGGCCACCAGCACGCCGGCCATAGTGTCGCTCACCGTCGTCGGCACGCCGACCGCGACCGCCCAGACAGTGACGACCGCGGAAGGGACGGCGGCCGCCGTCACCCTGACCGGGACCGATCCGAACACGCCAACCCGGCCGTTGTCGTACGTGGTCACCACCGGTCCGGCCCACGGGACGCTGTCGGGGACGGCCCCGAACCTGACGTACACCCCGGACGCCGGGTACTTCGGCAGCGACTCGTTCCAGTTCGCGGCCACGAACGGCGCGGCCGCTAGCGCGGCGGCTACGGTCACGCTCAACGTCGTCGGCACGCCGACGGCCGACGTCCAGGCCGTCACCGCGGGCGAAAACGGTACGGTCGCGGTGACCCTAACGGGGACCGACCCGAACGAACCGGCACTCCCTCTCACCTTCACGGTCATCGCGGGGCCATCTCACGGAACCCTGTCGGGCGCCGCCCCGGACCTGACGTACGCCCCGGACGCCGGGTACTCCGGCCCGGACAGCTTCCAGTTTTCCGCCACCAACGGTGTTGCGACGAGTGCGGCCGCCACCGTCTCGGTCACAGTCAATCCCGCGAACCAGGCGCCGAATTTCACCGTCGGGCCAAACCAAACGGTCGGCCGTGACCCGGGCACGGTCGCGGTCCCCGGGTGGACGGCCCCATTGCCGTCCGGCGGAACCGGCCCGGCCCCGACGTTCGTCGTCACGACGAACGACCCCGGCCTGTTCGCCGTGCCACCGGCCATCGACCCGACCACCGGGACGCTCACCTTCACCCCGACCGTACACGGGTTCGGGACGGCGACGGTCTCCGTCGAGTCAATGAGCGGGCAGGACGTGTCGCCCTCCCAGACGTTCACGATCACCGTCACCGAGCACAAGAACGGGAACGACGCCCCCGTTAACAGCAACGAGTTCGCCCAGTTCGTGACCAGTGAGGAAACCGGCGGGAATGGGATAGTGTCCGTGTACAACGGCACCGGCACGCTCAGCTACACCGTCCAGGCATTCCCGAACGGGACCGGCGTCCGGGCCACCCTCGCCGACGTCAACGGGGACGGCGTGCCCGACGTGATCGCGACGACCGGCCCCGGCGTGCCCGTTCAGGTCGTGGTGATCGACGGGGTGACCAAGGCCGTCATCCGGACGTTCTCGCCCTTCGAGACGTCGTTCACCGGCGGGGCGTACGTGGCCGCCGGGGACGTGAACGGCGACGGGAAAGCCGACATCGTGGTCTCGGCCGACGAGACCGGCGGCCCGCGCGTGGTGGTGTACGACGGGGCGACCGGGAATACCCTGGCCGACTTCTTCGGCATCCAGGACCCCGCGTTCCGCGGCGGCGCGCGGGTGGCGGTCGGAGACGTGAACGGGGACGGCCTCGCCGACCTGATCGTCTCGGCCGGGGCCGGCGGCGGGCCGCGGATTGCCGTGTACGACGGCGTGTCGCTCCGGCCCGGTCAGTCCCCGGTCAAGCTGGTGGCCGACTTCTTCGCGTTCGATTCGAGCCTGCGGGACGGGGCATACGTGACGGCCGGCGACCTGAACGGGGACGGGTTCGACGACCTGATCTTCGGCGGCGGTCCGACCGGCGGCCCGCGGGTTCTCGCCCTGGCCGGGGCGTCCCTGACCGGACCGGGCGGGTCGGTCGTGACCATCACCAGTTACTTCGCGGGTGACTCCTCCCTACGGGCCGGCGTCCGGTTGGCGGCCAAGGACGTGGACGGCGACGGGAAAGCCGACCTGATCGAATCGATTCCGACGGCGGCCGGATCACAGGTGTCCGTAGTGCTCGGGGCGAACATCGGACCCACCAGCGGGCCGACGACCACCGAGATCGACCCCGACCCCGGCTTCCTGGGGGGAATCTTTATTGGCTGA
- a CDS encoding RNA polymerase sigma factor, with translation MLTTSVSLLQRLRRGTDPGDWHRFVRLYTPLLLDWARRAGAQDADAADLVQDVLLILVNKLPAFQYDEDRSFRSWVRTILLNKWRDGRRLLAARLVVQDLDALPAPADDQEEREERQRLVARALDLIRGDFHPHVWRAFWEFFAADRPAAAVAAELGVSVDVVYSAKCRILRRLRQELDGLLD, from the coding sequence TTGCTCACCACGTCTGTTAGCCTTTTACAGCGTCTCCGGAGGGGTACCGACCCGGGGGACTGGCATCGGTTCGTACGGCTGTACACGCCACTCCTTCTCGACTGGGCACGTCGGGCCGGGGCCCAGGACGCCGACGCCGCGGACCTGGTCCAGGACGTTCTTCTCATACTCGTGAACAAGCTGCCCGCGTTTCAGTACGACGAGGACCGGAGCTTCCGGAGCTGGGTTCGGACGATCCTCCTCAACAAGTGGCGTGACGGCCGACGGCTCCTGGCCGCCCGACTCGTCGTCCAAGATCTCGACGCCCTCCCGGCGCCGGCCGACGACCAAGAGGAGCGGGAGGAGCGGCAGCGGCTGGTCGCCCGGGCCCTCGACCTCATCCGCGGCGACTTCCACCCGCACGTCTGGCGGGCGTTCTGGGAGTTCTTCGCCGCCGACCGCCCGGCCGCCGCGGTCGCGGCGGAGCTGGGGGTGTCCGTCGACGTCGTGTACTCCGCTAAGTGCCGGATTCTGCGGCGGTTGCGGCAAGAACTGGACGGCCTGCTCGACTGA
- a CDS encoding choice-of-anchor Q domain-containing protein gives MSSRSNHWWLKPLFRTGPIPAGPTRLRAETLEDRTTPAAFTVNSFTDDGSAGTLRSVLDQVNADASSAADTITFTRPGTVTLTQGQLEISRTSGPVTIDGGGNAVAVSGGGTSRVFEVDGGVTATLTGLTIENGNAVSSGGGGGVFVAGGMATITDATITDNTAGGTGGGGGVLVGGGMATITDTTLTDNTAGNGGGGGVAVDGGTATITDTTLTSNTAGDGGGVDDVSGAVAITGSTLADNHADNGYGGGVEVENGTVTITDTTITGNTANYGGGVDDFAGATITDSTVTGNTASSDGSGVLCQLSFPGDSMDIAGSIVSGNTGGKDLSDSEGFFGFTDGGYNLFGTAVGGTATGDVSSDTPGLAPLGDYGGPTRTMAILPGSPALDAGNPADSSPDQRGVFVQNQTRDIGAFESRGFTLTPAASGTPQSAPVGTAFAQPLAVAVAADDPGLTDLSGGVVMFAAPATGATAALSATSVTLTSTDSASVTATANGAVGSYRATASAGGNPAYTAAFHLTNDNDEAPSLVVTTTADIVDPTDGLTSLREALTYADTFTTGTPTITFDPTVFDGAQMPIILGGTQLEITNTTVPVTIDGTANGAAGVTVSGSDTSRVFQVDGGVTTALTGLTIEDGDATSGGGVYVAGTVTITDGTITGNTASFSGGGVEVLSGGAATITDSTITGNITDDTGGGVEVDGGSVTITGSTLSDNHADNGEGGGVCVFGGSATITDTTITNNTADDGGGVDVELGGAWSRSPTPSLATPPVMTVVACASTVGRPQSPTAPSPATPPAATAAACTTTSG, from the coding sequence ATGTCATCCCGCTCCAACCACTGGTGGCTCAAGCCGCTGTTCCGCACCGGCCCAATTCCGGCAGGCCCGACCCGGTTGCGGGCCGAGACCCTGGAGGACCGCACCACGCCGGCCGCTTTCACGGTTAACAGCTTCACCGACGACGGGTCGGCCGGGACGCTCCGGAGCGTCCTCGACCAGGTGAACGCCGACGCCTCGTCGGCGGCCGACACCATTACCTTCACCAGGCCCGGGACGGTCACGCTGACCCAGGGCCAGCTAGAAATCTCCCGGACGTCCGGGCCTGTGACGATCGACGGCGGTGGGAACGCTGTTGCCGTTAGCGGGGGTGGGACCAGCCGGGTGTTCGAGGTGGACGGCGGGGTGACCGCCACCCTGACCGGGCTAACTATCGAGAACGGCAACGCTGTCAGCTCCGGCGGTGGTGGTGGCGTGTTCGTCGCCGGTGGGATGGCCACGATCACCGACGCCACTATCACCGATAACACCGCCGGCGGCACCGGCGGCGGAGGAGGCGTGTTGGTCGGCGGTGGGATGGCCACGATCACCGACACCACCCTCACCGATAACACCGCCGGCAACGGTGGCGGCGGTGGCGTGGCCGTCGACGGTGGGACGGCCACGATCACCGACACCACCCTCACCAGCAACACCGCCGGCGACGGCGGCGGCGTGGACGACGTAAGTGGGGCGGTCGCGATCACCGGTAGCACCCTCGCCGACAACCACGCCGACAACGGCTACGGCGGCGGTGTGGAAGTCGAGAATGGGACGGTCACGATCACCGACACCACCATCACAGGCAACACCGCGAATTACGGCGGCGGCGTGGACGACTTTGCTGGGGCCACGATCACCGACAGCACCGTCACCGGCAACACCGCCAGCAGCGACGGCAGCGGCGTGTTATGCCAACTCTCCTTCCCCGGTGACAGCATGGATATCGCCGGGAGTATCGTCAGCGGCAACACCGGCGGGAAGGATCTCTCTGACTCCGAGGGCTTCTTCGGTTTCACCGACGGCGGATACAACCTGTTCGGCACGGCCGTCGGTGGCACGGCCACGGGGGACGTGTCGTCCGACACCCCGGGCCTGGCCCCGCTCGGGGACTACGGTGGGCCGACGCGGACGATGGCCATCCTGCCTGGGAGCCCGGCCCTCGACGCCGGGAACCCGGCCGACTCGTCGCCCGACCAGCGGGGGGTGTTCGTCCAGAACCAGACCCGGGACATCGGTGCGTTCGAGAGCCGCGGGTTCACCCTCACCCCGGCCGCCAGCGGCACCCCCCAGTCGGCCCCGGTCGGGACCGCGTTCGCCCAACCGCTGGCCGTCGCTGTGGCGGCCGACGATCCGGGGCTGACCGACCTGTCCGGCGGGGTGGTCATGTTCGCCGCCCCGGCCACCGGGGCGACCGCCGCCCTGTCGGCCACCTCCGTCACCCTGACGAGTACCGACTCGGCGAGCGTGACGGCCACGGCGAACGGGGCGGTCGGGTCGTATAGGGCGACCGCGTCGGCCGGCGGGAACCCGGCGTACACCGCCGCGTTCCATCTGACGAACGACAATGACGAGGCCCCGTCCCTGGTGGTCACAACCACGGCCGACATTGTCGACCCGACCGACGGGCTGACCAGCCTCCGCGAGGCCCTGACGTACGCCGACACGTTCACCACCGGCACCCCGACGATCACGTTCGACCCGACCGTGTTCGACGGCGCCCAGATGCCGATCATCCTGGGCGGGACCCAACTGGAGATCACCAACACGACCGTCCCGGTGACGATCGACGGGACGGCGAATGGGGCCGCGGGCGTCACCGTCAGCGGGAGCGACACCAGCCGGGTGTTCCAGGTAGACGGCGGGGTGACGACGGCCCTGACCGGGCTTACCATTGAGGACGGCGACGCTACCTCCGGCGGCGGCGTGTACGTCGCCGGGACGGTCACGATCACCGACGGCACCATCACCGGCAACACCGCCAGCTTCTCCGGCGGCGGCGTGGAAGTTCTTTCCGGTGGGGCGGCCACGATCACCGACAGCACCATCACCGGCAACATCACCGACGACACCGGCGGCGGCGTGGAAGTCGACGGTGGGTCGGTCACGATCACCGGCAGCACCCTCTCCGACAACCACGCCGACAACGGCGAAGGCGGCGGCGTGTGCGTCTTCGGTGGGTCGGCCACGATCACCGACACCACCATCACCAACAACACCGCCGACGACGGCGGCGGCGTGGACGTCGAATTGGGGGGGGCGTGGTCACGATCACCGACACCCTCACTGGCAACACCGCCGGTGATGACGGTGGTGGCATGTGCGTCGACGGTGGGACGGCCACAATCACCGACAGCACCATCACCGGCAACACCGCCAGCAGCGACGGCAGCGGCGTGTACTACGACCTCGGGTTGA
- a CDS encoding choice-of-anchor Q domain-containing protein, producing MCVDGGTATITDSTITGNTASSDGSGVYYDLGLTSSSMDIAGSIVSGNTGRKDLFDSYSFYVFTDGGYNLFGTAIGGTATGDVSSDTPGLAPLGDYGGPTPTMALLPGSPALDAGSPNDRSPDQRGVLFQNGVRDIGAFESRGFTLTPAAGGTPQSAPVNNAFADPLAVAVASDDPGLTDLSGGVVTFAAPGSGSTAALSVTSVTLTSTDTASVTATANGKAGSYTVTASAGGSPAYTAAFHLTNDEAPSPVVTPSTADLAINAVSIVIDGTGFDPDQANDSVTFSDGAAGTVTAATPTALTVSFSAPPTSPGSLTAVVTTNTVNSGGPVQVATVIGIPTANAQSVTTAEGTVTAITLTGTDPDTPPLPLTYTVTANPAHGTLSGTAPNPTYTPDAGTSGPIRSNLRSTTASPPVPPPRSP from the coding sequence ATGTGCGTCGACGGTGGGACGGCCACAATCACCGACAGCACCATCACCGGCAACACCGCCAGCAGCGACGGCAGCGGCGTGTACTACGACCTCGGGTTGACAAGTTCCAGCATGGATATCGCCGGGAGTATCGTCAGCGGCAACACCGGCCGGAAGGATCTCTTTGACTCCTACAGCTTCTACGTTTTCACCGACGGCGGGTACAACCTGTTCGGCACGGCCATCGGTGGCACGGCCACGGGGGACGTGTCGTCCGACACCCCGGGTCTGGCCCCGCTCGGGGACTACGGCGGGCCGACCCCGACGATGGCCCTCCTGCCCGGCAGCCCGGCCCTCGACGCCGGTAGCCCGAACGACCGGTCTCCCGACCAGCGGGGGGTCCTGTTCCAGAACGGGGTCCGGGACATCGGGGCGTTCGAGAGCCGCGGGTTCACTCTCACCCCGGCCGCCGGCGGCACCCCCCAGTCGGCCCCGGTCAATAACGCGTTCGCCGACCCGCTGGCCGTCGCCGTGGCGTCTGACGACCCGGGGCTGACCGACCTGTCCGGCGGGGTGGTGACGTTCGCCGCCCCGGGGTCCGGGTCGACCGCCGCCTTGTCGGTTACCTCCGTCACCCTGACGAGCACCGACACGGCGAGCGTGACGGCCACGGCGAACGGGAAGGCCGGATCGTACACGGTGACCGCGTCGGCCGGCGGGAGCCCGGCGTACACCGCCGCGTTCCATCTGACGAACGACGAGGCCCCGTCCCCCGTGGTCACGCCCAGCACGGCCGACCTGGCCATCAACGCGGTCAGTATCGTCATCGACGGCACCGGCTTCGATCCCGATCAGGCGAACGACAGCGTGACTTTCAGCGACGGCGCCGCCGGTACCGTGACGGCCGCGACCCCGACCGCGCTGACCGTCAGCTTCTCCGCCCCTCCGACCAGCCCCGGCAGTCTGACCGCCGTCGTCACCACCAACACCGTAAATAGCGGCGGCCCCGTTCAAGTCGCGACGGTGATCGGCATTCCGACCGCCAACGCCCAATCGGTCACCACCGCCGAAGGAACGGTCACCGCCATTACCCTGACCGGGACTGACCCGGACACCCCGCCCCTGCCCCTGACCTACACCGTCACCGCCAACCCGGCCCACGGGACGCTGTCGGGCACCGCCCCGAACCCGACGTACACCCCGGACGCCGGTACTTCGGGCCCGATTCGTTCCAATTTGAGGTCGACAACGGCGTCACCACCAGTGCCGCCGCCACGATCACCTTGA